A DNA window from Pyrus communis chromosome 3, drPyrComm1.1, whole genome shotgun sequence contains the following coding sequences:
- the LOC137730109 gene encoding protein CURLY FLAG LEAF 1-like, which translates to MAADVSSLFRVLSGYSDDQHLSVGSDSSGEESTALITRDLLGGSGSSSSKLPNDSQELDLDLQVPNGWEKRLDLKSGKVYLQRCSAQNSHSNSDQKSQTNRTVPKMQDLNFPPSASSKIPLNLFDETSTNLDLKLVSSSPPPSCNYQSLCTLDKVKSALERAEKEPIKRRSSSMLKSSMSSSPTYSSSSSPIKETQEEDSDSEDKQFASPFAAGCPGCLSYVLTMRNNPKCPRCNSVVPLPTVKKPRIDLNRSN; encoded by the exons ATGGCTGCTGATGTTAGCTCTCTGTTTCGGGTTCTTAGTGGGTACAGCGACGACCAACATCTGAGCGTTGGGAGTGATTCTAGTGGTGAGGAATCAACGGCTCTGATTACAAGAGACTTGCTTGGTGGTAGTGGGTCGTCTTCTTCCAAGCTTCCCAACGACTCCCAGGAACTGGACCTCGACTTGCAGGTCCCCAATGGCTGGGAAAAGCGCTTGGACTTGAAG TCAGGGAAAGTGTATCTTCAAAGGTGCAGTGCCCAAAATTCACATTCAAACTCAGATCAAAAGAGCCAAACCAATCGAACAGTTCCAAAGATGCAAGATTTGAACTTCCCTCCATCGGCGTCGTCGAAAATCCCGCTAAATCTCTTTGATGAAACCAGCACTAACCTTGATTTGAAGTTAGTTtcatcatcaccaccacccTCATGCAATTACCAGAGCCTATGCACTTTGGACAAGGTAAAATCCGCCCTCGAAAGAGCAGAGAAGGAGCCGATCAAGAGGCGGTCTTCGTCCATGTTGAAGTCATCGATGTCATCTTCGCCAACTTACTCATCGTCGTCGTCACCCATCAAAGAAACTCAGGAGGAGGACAGTGACAGTGAGGACAAGCAATTTGCATCACCATTTGCAGCAGGGTGCCCTGGTTGCTTATCTTATGTACTCACCATGAGAAATAACCCTAAATGTCCTCGGTGCAATTCGGTTGTTCCGCTACCAACGGTGAAGAAACCTCGGATCGATCTCAACAGATCAAATTGA